In Blautia wexlerae DSM 19850, a single window of DNA contains:
- a CDS encoding RsmF rRNA methyltransferase first C-terminal domain-containing protein, with protein MNENTTPLHPAFLTRMKEMLGNEYPSFLSSFSAPRTYGLRINTSKITCEDFENLSPFPTRQIPWIKNGYFYDEDIRPSRCPYYQAGLYYLQEPSAMTPASRIPIEPGDRVLDLCAAPGGKATAAGAALQGQGLLVANDISTSRARALLRNLELFGIPNVFVANETPAKLTKAFPEFFDKIILDAPCSGEGMFRKEEALAKDWTPEKSMELSEIQKELILQAADMLRPGGLMLYSTCTFAPAEDEQTVSWLLKNRPDMELAEMEDYEGFSHGVPEWGNGNPELTKCIRIFPHKMNGEGHFLALFRKKGQAIKESSRPHTKPDKNAFPLIEEFLNEIGLKTLCGQPFDWERVEIRGDKAYYLPPVAHNFRGITFLRNGLYLGDLKKNRFEPSQPLALAIRKDEAEAVISLSASDERITRYLKGETLNIEPEEAAHKKGWHLLCADGYPIGFGKLVNQILKNKYPAGWRV; from the coding sequence ATGAACGAAAACACAACACCCCTCCACCCCGCCTTCCTCACCCGAATGAAAGAAATGCTCGGCAACGAATACCCCTCCTTCCTCTCCAGCTTCAGCGCTCCCCGAACCTACGGCCTGCGCATAAACACCTCCAAGATCACCTGCGAAGACTTCGAAAACCTGTCTCCATTTCCAACCCGTCAGATCCCATGGATCAAAAACGGCTACTTCTACGATGAAGACATCCGTCCTTCCAGATGCCCATACTACCAGGCCGGCCTCTACTACCTTCAGGAACCCAGCGCCATGACCCCCGCCTCCCGCATCCCCATCGAGCCGGGTGACAGAGTCCTGGACCTCTGCGCAGCCCCGGGCGGCAAGGCAACTGCAGCAGGCGCAGCACTTCAGGGACAGGGACTTCTGGTAGCAAACGATATCAGCACTTCCCGCGCCAGAGCCCTCCTTCGCAACCTGGAACTCTTCGGCATCCCAAATGTCTTCGTAGCAAACGAAACACCTGCAAAGTTAACCAAAGCATTCCCCGAATTCTTCGACAAGATCATCCTGGATGCTCCATGCTCCGGAGAAGGAATGTTCCGTAAGGAAGAAGCCCTTGCCAAAGACTGGACTCCCGAAAAATCCATGGAGCTTTCCGAAATCCAGAAAGAGCTTATCCTCCAGGCAGCCGATATGCTCCGTCCCGGCGGACTGATGCTTTACTCTACCTGCACATTCGCGCCTGCAGAAGACGAACAAACTGTTTCCTGGCTTCTGAAAAACCGTCCTGACATGGAACTGGCAGAAATGGAAGATTATGAAGGCTTCTCCCATGGAGTTCCTGAATGGGGAAACGGAAATCCTGAGCTTACCAAATGCATCCGGATTTTCCCACACAAAATGAACGGAGAGGGACACTTCCTTGCGCTCTTCCGTAAAAAAGGACAGGCAATCAAGGAAAGCTCCCGTCCTCACACAAAACCGGACAAAAACGCATTTCCACTAATTGAGGAATTTCTGAACGAAATCGGTCTGAAAACCCTCTGCGGTCAGCCATTTGACTGGGAACGTGTGGAAATCCGCGGTGATAAAGCCTACTATCTTCCCCCGGTTGCCCACAACTTCCGCGGCATCACCTTCTTAAGAAACGGTCTCTATCTCGGTGACCTGAAGAAAAACCGCTTCGAGCCGTCTCAGCCACTTGCACTGGCGATCCGCAAAGATGAAGCAGAAGCAGTCATCTCTCTCTCCGCTTCTGACGAAAGGATCACCAGATATTTAAAGGGCGAAACCTTAAATATCGAACCCGAGGAAGCAGCTCACAAAAAAGGCTGGCATCTCCTCTGTGCAGATGGATATCCCATTGGCTTCGGTAAACTGGTCAACCAGATCCTGAAAAACAAATATCCGGCAGGGTGGCGCGTATAA
- the addA gene encoding helicase-exonuclease AddAB subunit AddA: MGVQWTKEQQEVIRLRDRNILVSAAAGSGKTAVLVERILSKITDKEHPVDIDRLLIMTFTRAAAGEMKERISAAIEKALCEDPDNEHLQRQTTLLHTAQITTIDGFCAYIIRNYFHLIGLDPGYRTADEGELKLLRGDVVKALLEEYYAKKDEKFQKFVECFATGKSDENLGNLIQKLYEMAMSNPFPQEWLSGCMDDYRIDSLEELRETEWMRMLWDAVKDELQEAKLLVQEARRICAEPDGPYLYDEALSSDLLLIRSLQELAEKRDYNGTAEILMKPSFARLSTKKAADVDEQKKQRVKDLRDEEKGILKELGQRYFQSAEKELLEVIRYIRGPIEMLVELTARFKKQFGEAKREKNILDFTDMEHFALQILMTKEGEEIHMSQAARELSAKYDEVLVDEYQDSNLVQELLTTAVSGWINQKKNIFMVGDVKQSIYRFRLARPELFMEKYKSYSTEEAQEQRIDLHKNFRSREQVLESVNFIFRQIMGEDLGGITYDKDAALYPGASFPEGESEEFVKTEVLLVERDGEELSDVQDYEDAGASGNRREMENQTGQELEALAIAQRIKEIVGKEQIVDKETKEYRPVEYGDIVILLRTAYGWAETFREVLASQGIPVYCTSRTGYFSATEIVTVLNYLKVCDNPLQDIPLMGVLRSPIVGCTSQELAELRIQYPDGLLYESVSAYAGENEIPEKELDPDKLKSELLNSNLRTDEKNSLNIKLKGFLSLLEKVRNMAAYTPVHELILYVLKETGYGDYARALPGGEQRFANLTMLVEKAMDYEKTSYRGLFNFVRYIEQLQAYQVDYGEVNLTGAGNTAVEIMTIHKSKGLEFPVVFVAGMGKQFNFQDMNAGLLLHPELGIGADAIIPEKRVIASSLNKQVIRRQLLKESLGEELRVLYVAMTRAKEKLILTGTVGKLEKQMLSLSRFLDEEEELLPLGTRMKAKNYWAFVLPALVRHRAMSELLWEYGILMKKQPGIYDDISEFVIKKITVRQMTEKAVLIQAGNQMQEEYLKNWDENKVYDEAVKEEIEKRFSFAYPYKYLEDIPVKVSVSDLKKRSWHDESELEENISVSAEEQEEEQEAPVPAFMAEKQEEYKGAARGTAYHRVMECLDYAEADTEEQLRAQLKRLLESQKMTEQEAECIRIRDIRRFVESGLGQRMKKAAMKKHLYREQPFVIQRSASMLDDGWKNETVLVQGIIDAYFMEGDEIVLVDYKTDRVKRGQEQKLIDLYHVQLEDYARALERMTGKRVKEKIIYSFTLQKEILL; this comes from the coding sequence ATGGGTGTACAGTGGACAAAGGAGCAGCAGGAGGTTATACGGCTGCGGGACAGAAATATTCTGGTCAGTGCGGCAGCCGGGTCCGGAAAAACGGCAGTACTGGTAGAACGTATCCTGAGTAAGATAACAGATAAAGAACACCCTGTGGATATTGACAGACTGCTGATCATGACATTTACAAGAGCGGCAGCAGGTGAAATGAAAGAGAGGATCTCGGCAGCTATTGAAAAAGCACTCTGTGAGGATCCCGATAATGAGCATCTGCAGAGACAGACAACCCTGCTTCATACTGCACAGATTACAACTATTGATGGTTTCTGTGCCTATATTATCCGGAATTACTTTCATCTGATTGGACTGGATCCGGGATATCGGACGGCAGATGAGGGGGAGCTGAAGCTTCTGCGAGGAGATGTTGTGAAAGCACTGCTTGAAGAATATTATGCCAAAAAAGATGAAAAGTTTCAGAAATTCGTGGAATGCTTTGCAACAGGAAAGTCAGATGAAAATCTGGGAAACCTGATACAGAAATTATATGAAATGGCTATGAGCAATCCTTTTCCGCAGGAATGGCTGTCCGGGTGTATGGATGATTACAGGATTGATTCCCTGGAAGAGTTAAGAGAGACTGAGTGGATGAGGATGCTCTGGGATGCAGTGAAGGATGAACTGCAGGAAGCGAAGCTTCTGGTGCAGGAGGCTCGAAGAATCTGCGCAGAGCCGGATGGTCCGTATCTGTATGATGAGGCACTGAGCAGTGATCTGCTTCTTATAAGAAGTCTGCAGGAACTGGCAGAGAAAAGAGATTATAATGGAACTGCAGAAATACTTATGAAACCCTCATTTGCCCGGCTGAGTACAAAGAAGGCTGCGGATGTAGATGAACAGAAGAAGCAGAGAGTGAAAGATCTCCGGGATGAGGAAAAGGGGATTCTGAAGGAACTGGGGCAGCGATATTTCCAGAGTGCAGAGAAAGAACTTCTGGAAGTGATCAGATATATCAGAGGCCCAATAGAGATGTTAGTTGAGTTGACGGCACGATTTAAAAAACAGTTCGGAGAGGCGAAGAGAGAAAAGAATATTCTGGATTTTACGGATATGGAACATTTTGCCCTGCAAATACTGATGACGAAAGAAGGAGAAGAAATCCATATGTCTCAGGCTGCGAGAGAGCTCTCCGCAAAGTATGATGAAGTCCTGGTGGATGAATATCAGGACAGTAACTTAGTGCAGGAGCTTCTGACAACGGCAGTATCCGGGTGGATCAACCAGAAGAAAAATATCTTCATGGTAGGAGATGTAAAGCAGAGTATCTATCGTTTCCGTCTGGCAAGGCCGGAGCTTTTCATGGAAAAATATAAAAGTTATTCCACAGAAGAAGCACAGGAGCAGAGAATTGATCTGCACAAAAATTTCCGGAGCAGGGAACAGGTTCTGGAGAGTGTAAACTTTATTTTCCGACAGATCATGGGGGAAGACCTGGGAGGGATTACCTATGACAAAGATGCGGCCCTTTATCCCGGAGCTTCTTTTCCAGAAGGAGAGTCAGAGGAATTTGTAAAGACAGAGGTTCTTCTGGTCGAGAGAGACGGAGAAGAACTGTCTGATGTACAGGACTATGAAGACGCAGGTGCATCGGGAAACCGCAGGGAAATGGAAAATCAGACCGGGCAGGAACTGGAGGCGTTGGCCATTGCACAGAGAATTAAAGAAATTGTGGGAAAAGAACAGATCGTAGATAAAGAGACGAAGGAATACCGGCCTGTGGAATACGGGGATATTGTAATCCTGCTGCGCACTGCCTATGGATGGGCAGAAACCTTCAGGGAAGTGCTGGCATCTCAGGGGATTCCCGTATATTGTACATCAAGAACCGGATATTTCTCTGCAACCGAGATTGTGACTGTACTGAATTATCTGAAGGTGTGTGACAATCCGCTGCAGGATATTCCGCTTATGGGAGTGCTTCGTTCACCGATCGTCGGATGCACTTCACAGGAACTGGCAGAGCTTAGAATACAGTATCCTGATGGTCTGCTCTATGAGAGTGTTTCGGCATATGCAGGAGAAAATGAAATCCCCGAAAAAGAACTGGATCCGGATAAGCTGAAATCTGAATTGTTAAACAGTAATCTGCGAACAGATGAAAAGAACTCTCTGAATATTAAATTAAAAGGATTTCTGAGTCTCCTTGAAAAGGTAAGAAATATGGCTGCATATACGCCGGTCCACGAATTGATCCTTTATGTGCTGAAAGAAACCGGGTATGGAGATTATGCAAGGGCACTTCCGGGAGGGGAGCAGCGTTTTGCAAATCTTACCATGCTTGTGGAGAAAGCTATGGACTATGAGAAGACAAGCTACAGGGGTCTGTTTAACTTTGTTCGTTATATCGAACAGCTACAGGCATATCAGGTAGACTATGGAGAAGTCAATCTGACAGGAGCGGGCAATACCGCAGTGGAAATCATGACGATCCACAAGAGTAAGGGACTTGAATTTCCGGTAGTATTTGTGGCCGGTATGGGAAAACAGTTTAATTTTCAGGATATGAATGCAGGTCTTTTGCTTCATCCGGAACTGGGAATAGGGGCTGATGCTATCATACCGGAGAAACGGGTGATCGCATCTTCGCTGAATAAGCAGGTGATCAGAAGACAGCTTCTGAAAGAGAGTCTGGGAGAGGAACTGAGGGTACTTTACGTTGCCATGACAAGAGCAAAAGAGAAACTGATCCTTACAGGAACAGTCGGAAAGCTGGAAAAGCAGATGCTGTCGCTGTCGCGTTTTCTGGATGAGGAAGAAGAACTGCTCCCACTGGGAACCAGAATGAAAGCAAAGAATTACTGGGCTTTTGTACTGCCTGCACTGGTGCGGCATCGGGCCATGAGTGAACTTCTGTGGGAATATGGAATCCTCATGAAGAAACAGCCGGGGATTTACGATGATATCTCTGAGTTTGTGATAAAAAAGATTACTGTCCGTCAGATGACAGAAAAGGCAGTTCTCATCCAGGCAGGAAACCAGATGCAGGAGGAATATCTGAAGAACTGGGATGAAAATAAAGTGTATGATGAGGCTGTGAAGGAAGAGATAGAGAAGAGATTTTCCTTTGCATATCCGTATAAATATCTGGAAGATATTCCGGTTAAAGTCAGTGTTTCGGATCTGAAAAAGAGAAGCTGGCATGATGAAAGTGAACTGGAAGAGAATATCAGTGTGTCTGCCGAAGAGCAGGAAGAAGAACAGGAAGCGCCGGTTCCAGCATTTATGGCAGAGAAGCAGGAAGAGTATAAGGGGGCTGCCAGAGGTACTGCTTACCACAGAGTAATGGAATGTCTGGATTATGCAGAAGCAGATACAGAGGAACAGCTTCGGGCTCAATTAAAGAGACTTCTGGAGAGCCAGAAAATGACAGAGCAGGAAGCGGAATGTATCCGGATCCGGGATATCAGGAGGTTTGTGGAATCCGGACTGGGGCAGAGGATGAAGAAAGCTGCCATGAAAAAACATCTTTACAGAGAACAGCCTTTTGTGATTCAGAGAAGTGCTTCTATGCTCGATGATGGTTGGAAGAACGAAACAGTGCTGGTGCAGGGAATTATTGATGCCTATTTTATGGAAGGGGATGAGATTGTTCTTGTAGACTATAAAACGGATAGAGTGAAGAGAGGACAGGAACAAAAGCTGATCGATCTGTATCATGTGCAGCTTGAGGATTATGCCCGGGCATTGGAGCGGATGACGGGGAAAAGAGTGAAGGAGAAGATCATTTATTCGTTTACATTGCAGAAAGAGATATTGCTGTGA
- the addB gene encoding helicase-exonuclease AddAB subunit AddB, translating into MSLQFIIGSSGAGKSYFAYERVIRESMEHPERNYYIIVPEQFTMQTQKTLVEMHPGKGILNIDILSFERLAYRVFEETGGDNRKVLEDTGKSMVLQKMVQQHRKELAYLGSQMNKPGYLDEVKSLVSEFMQYDIREENLAEMKEKAKDQPLLEMKLKDVGILYQSFREFLKGHYMTGEEVMDVLLKQLPFSEKLKGAEFLFDGFTGFTPIQVNVLRELLVIADRISVTVTMDEREDAFSPGKPYQLFFMSKQMIRTLAGLTRDLEDPVYLKPSGQSRFAQAPALQFLEKNIFRYRKGVYAEEQQEIKIFTAPSPLEEMREAARRMSELVRTCGYRYGEIAVITGNLEEYARLAAQVFEEADIPYFIDEKHSVMMNPFVEYLRAAMEMAVQGFPYESVFRYLRCGMSEVTREQADKLENYVLALGIRGYKKWSEKWVRVYRGMEAEKIQELNEIREIFAEEVRELAQGFGSGKKTVEEYCRILYEFIQKSNVWQKLKRQERRFKESGDKAMEKEYNQIYGIVMDLLDKMVEILGEETVNRQEFRQLLESGLSQAKVALIPPSIDQVMVGDMERSRLKEIKALFFVGVNEGNIPKSTQTGGILSELDRDFFQEQGVELAPGPKELMNMQRFYLYLNMTKPGEKLILSYSDTNAKGEGISSAYLIGSIRSLYPKLEIEGGAGVRPHKNSINNYCYPESPEAGIDLFLEKLVQETEKEHEDILEQADETDAMFGELYSWYLRNPEYRSRVQKLVQSAFAGKPEDIISQSVAKALYGEVSPYSATRLERFAACAFAHFLQYGMKLTERVEYEFKPMDMGNVMHEALESFAEEVRKRGMKWTELTEQERNEIADRCLDNIVADYGNTVLKSSARNEYMIERTRRILRRTVWALQKQLEQGEFQPEGFEVTFGGGRIDRVDIMEDQNKVYVKVIDYKTGNTSFDLVYLYHGLQLQLMIYLDGALRVEQKKYPDKEIIPAGVFYYNIKDPMIQEKIDADVEAVSAGLMKELKMNGLVQADPELVYRMDSSLGSIPVAFNKDGSFRKNSSVADRTQFAVLGRYVRTKIEKIRSSILEGDAEVSPYELGKKNACTYCPYMTVCGFDRRLSGYEFRRLKNFSDEELWKAFDREAE; encoded by the coding sequence ATGTCATTACAGTTTATTATCGGCAGTTCCGGTGCCGGAAAGTCTTATTTTGCATATGAGAGAGTAATCCGGGAGTCCATGGAACATCCGGAGAGAAATTACTATATTATTGTTCCGGAGCAGTTTACCATGCAGACACAGAAGACGCTGGTGGAAATGCACCCGGGAAAAGGAATCCTGAATATTGACATCCTGAGCTTTGAACGTCTTGCGTACCGTGTATTTGAAGAAACCGGCGGAGATAACAGAAAGGTTCTGGAAGATACGGGAAAAAGCATGGTGCTGCAGAAAATGGTGCAGCAGCACAGAAAGGAACTTGCCTATCTGGGAAGTCAGATGAATAAGCCGGGATATCTGGATGAGGTGAAGTCTCTGGTTTCAGAATTTATGCAGTATGATATCAGAGAAGAGAATCTGGCAGAAATGAAAGAGAAGGCCAAAGATCAGCCGTTACTTGAAATGAAGCTTAAGGATGTGGGAATCCTTTATCAGTCATTCAGGGAATTCCTGAAGGGGCATTATATGACAGGGGAAGAGGTGATGGATGTCCTGCTTAAACAGCTTCCTTTTTCCGAAAAACTTAAGGGAGCGGAATTTCTCTTTGATGGATTTACCGGATTCACGCCAATTCAGGTCAATGTGCTCAGGGAACTTCTGGTCATTGCTGACCGCATAAGTGTTACTGTGACTATGGACGAACGGGAGGATGCTTTTTCTCCGGGAAAACCTTATCAGCTTTTCTTTATGAGCAAGCAGATGATACGGACACTTGCAGGGCTGACCAGAGATCTGGAGGATCCAGTGTATCTGAAACCATCCGGACAGTCCCGGTTTGCACAGGCACCTGCCTTACAGTTCCTGGAGAAAAATATCTTCCGCTACAGAAAGGGCGTGTATGCCGAAGAACAGCAGGAGATAAAAATATTTACTGCGCCATCCCCCCTGGAAGAAATGCGGGAGGCTGCCAGAAGGATGTCAGAACTTGTGCGTACCTGCGGATACCGCTATGGTGAGATTGCAGTGATCACAGGAAATCTGGAAGAATATGCAAGACTTGCAGCACAGGTATTTGAGGAGGCAGATATTCCATATTTTATTGACGAGAAGCACTCGGTAATGATGAATCCTTTTGTGGAGTATCTGCGCGCTGCCATGGAGATGGCGGTACAGGGATTTCCTTATGAGAGTGTTTTCCGTTATCTCAGATGCGGGATGTCAGAAGTTACCAGAGAACAGGCTGATAAGCTGGAGAATTACGTGCTGGCGCTGGGAATCCGGGGATATAAGAAATGGTCTGAAAAATGGGTTCGTGTGTACAGAGGAATGGAAGCGGAGAAGATACAGGAACTGAATGAGATCAGAGAAATCTTTGCGGAAGAAGTAAGGGAACTTGCACAGGGATTTGGTTCCGGGAAGAAGACAGTGGAAGAGTACTGCCGGATTCTCTATGAGTTTATCCAAAAAAGCAATGTCTGGCAGAAACTGAAACGACAGGAGCGAAGGTTTAAAGAGTCAGGCGATAAAGCAATGGAAAAAGAATATAACCAGATTTATGGAATTGTGATGGACCTGCTGGATAAGATGGTTGAGATTCTTGGCGAAGAAACGGTAAACAGACAGGAGTTCCGACAGCTTCTGGAATCGGGACTTTCTCAGGCAAAAGTAGCGCTGATTCCGCCGAGCATAGATCAGGTAATGGTGGGTGATATGGAACGATCCCGCTTAAAGGAGATTAAGGCGTTGTTCTTTGTTGGCGTGAATGAGGGAAATATCCCAAAGAGCACACAGACAGGCGGAATCTTATCAGAGCTTGACAGGGATTTCTTCCAGGAGCAAGGAGTGGAACTGGCACCGGGGCCTAAAGAACTGATGAATATGCAGAGGTTCTATCTGTATCTGAATATGACGAAACCGGGAGAAAAGCTGATCCTCTCCTATAGTGATACAAATGCAAAAGGAGAAGGCATAAGTTCGGCATATCTGATCGGGAGTATACGCAGTCTGTATCCGAAGCTGGAAATTGAGGGTGGAGCCGGGGTCAGACCCCATAAAAATTCTATAAACAATTATTGTTATCCGGAAAGTCCGGAAGCTGGGATTGATCTGTTTCTGGAGAAGCTGGTACAGGAGACAGAGAAAGAACATGAGGATATTCTGGAGCAGGCAGATGAGACGGATGCAATGTTTGGAGAGCTTTATAGCTGGTATCTGCGGAATCCGGAATACAGAAGCAGAGTACAGAAGCTGGTACAGTCGGCTTTTGCCGGAAAACCAGAGGACATTATCAGCCAGAGTGTGGCGAAGGCATTATACGGAGAGGTTTCACCTTACAGTGCTACCAGACTGGAACGTTTTGCAGCCTGTGCATTTGCACATTTCCTTCAGTATGGAATGAAACTTACCGAGCGTGTGGAATATGAGTTTAAACCTATGGATATGGGAAATGTTATGCATGAAGCACTGGAAAGCTTTGCAGAAGAAGTGCGAAAAAGAGGCATGAAATGGACAGAGCTGACAGAACAGGAACGGAATGAGATTGCGGACCGGTGCCTGGATAATATTGTGGCAGATTATGGAAACACGGTGCTCAAAAGCAGTGCCAGAAATGAATATATGATCGAGAGAACAAGGAGAATCCTCAGAAGGACGGTATGGGCACTTCAGAAACAGTTGGAACAGGGAGAATTTCAGCCGGAAGGCTTTGAGGTAACCTTCGGGGGAGGGCGGATTGACAGAGTAGATATTATGGAAGATCAGAATAAGGTGTATGTGAAGGTGATTGATTATAAAACCGGAAATACATCCTTTGACCTGGTTTATCTGTATCATGGCCTGCAGTTACAGCTGATGATCTATCTGGATGGTGCTCTGCGTGTAGAGCAGAAGAAATATCCGGATAAGGAGATTATTCCTGCGGGAGTTTTTTATTACAATATCAAGGATCCTATGATCCAGGAGAAGATAGATGCGGATGTGGAAGCAGTCAGTGCAGGTCTTATGAAAGAACTGAAGATGAATGGACTGGTTCAGGCAGATCCGGAGCTTGTGTACAGGATGGACAGCAGTCTTGGCTCCATTCCTGTCGCATTTAATAAGGACGGAAGCTTTCGCAAAAATTCTTCTGTGGCAGACAGAACACAGTTCGCAGTGCTTGGACGGTATGTAAGGACGAAGATTGAGAAGATAAGAAGTTCTATTCTGGAGGGAGATGCAGAGGTTTCTCCCTATGAGCTCGGAAAAAAGAATGCGTGTACTTATTGTCCGTATATGACGGTATGCGGATTTGACCGCAGGCTGTCAGGATATGAATTCCGCAGACTGAAAAACTTCTCTGATGAGGAATTATGGAAAGCATTTGACAGGGAGGCAGAATAA
- a CDS encoding NAD(+) synthase, translating into MKNGYIKTAAATPYITVADCNANGNEIIRLIHEMEKEHVKVMVFPELCITGYTCQDLFLQRRLLDSAWETLLKITKETADVDALVFVGVPFRNHGKLYNVAAVLNRGEIIGLVPKTYLPNYGEFYEQRHFASGLGCLEYVDIEGKRVPFGTDILFICEEEPELVAAAEICEDLWVTLPPSVLHAQAGANLIVNLSASNEMVGKDSYRRDLVSGQSARLVCGYVYANAGEGESTQDLVFGGQNMIAENGVILAEGKRFHNGIVYSEIDVQRLNDERRRLTTYQPADDSDHIKVCFHLNVEETKLTRKYSQYPFVPSRKEERDMRCDEILNIQAMGLKKRMDHIHCHKATVGLSGGLDSTLALLVIARAFDLSGADRKDIHCITMPCFGTTDRTYQNACKLSQCLGATLSEINIKEAVNVHFRDIAHDPSVHDVTYENSQARERTQILMDSANQDGSILVGTGDLSELALGWATYNGDHMSMYGVNASVPKTLVRHLVRYYADTCKDEKLTEVLLDILDTPVSPELLPPKDGKIAQKTEDLVGPYELHDFYLYYMLRAGFEPEKIYRLACETFEGMYDKETIFKWLKTFYWRFFAQQFKRSCLPDGPKVGSVAVSPRGDLRMPSDASAGVWLEQLENMDI; encoded by the coding sequence ATGAAAAACGGTTATATCAAAACAGCAGCCGCAACACCTTATATCACAGTTGCAGACTGCAATGCCAATGGAAATGAGATTATCAGACTGATCCATGAGATGGAGAAAGAACATGTGAAGGTTATGGTTTTTCCGGAGCTTTGTATCACAGGCTATACCTGTCAGGATCTTTTCCTGCAGAGACGTCTTCTCGACAGCGCCTGGGAAACTTTGCTGAAGATCACAAAGGAAACTGCTGATGTGGATGCCCTTGTTTTTGTAGGTGTGCCTTTCAGAAATCATGGAAAATTATATAATGTGGCAGCAGTTTTAAACAGAGGCGAGATCATTGGTCTGGTTCCGAAAACTTATCTTCCAAACTATGGAGAATTTTATGAGCAGCGCCATTTTGCATCAGGTCTTGGCTGTCTGGAATATGTGGATATTGAGGGAAAGAGAGTTCCTTTTGGAACAGATATTCTTTTTATCTGTGAGGAGGAGCCGGAGCTTGTGGCAGCAGCAGAGATCTGCGAGGATTTATGGGTGACACTGCCGCCAAGCGTTCTCCATGCACAGGCAGGAGCGAATCTGATCGTGAATCTGTCAGCCAGCAATGAGATGGTCGGAAAGGACAGCTACCGCAGAGATCTTGTTTCCGGACAGTCTGCACGTCTGGTGTGCGGATATGTATATGCAAATGCAGGAGAAGGTGAGTCTACACAGGATCTGGTCTTTGGCGGTCAGAATATGATCGCAGAGAATGGAGTGATCCTTGCGGAAGGAAAACGTTTCCACAATGGTATTGTATACAGTGAGATTGATGTGCAGAGGCTGAACGATGAGAGAAGAAGACTGACTACTTATCAGCCGGCTGACGACAGTGATCATATTAAAGTGTGCTTCCATCTGAATGTGGAAGAGACAAAACTGACCAGAAAATATTCGCAGTATCCTTTTGTACCTTCACGAAAAGAAGAAAGGGATATGCGTTGTGATGAAATCCTGAATATCCAGGCAATGGGACTTAAGAAACGTATGGATCATATCCATTGCCATAAGGCAACAGTGGGACTTTCCGGAGGTCTGGATTCCACACTGGCACTGCTTGTGATCGCAAGAGCCTTTGACCTTTCCGGTGCGGACAGAAAGGATATCCACTGTATTACCATGCCATGCTTTGGAACCACAGACAGAACTTATCAGAATGCCTGCAAATTAAGTCAGTGTCTGGGTGCGACTTTAAGTGAGATCAATATCAAAGAAGCAGTAAATGTACATTTCCGGGATATTGCTCATGATCCGTCTGTGCATGATGTGACTTATGAGAACAGCCAGGCAAGAGAGAGAACGCAGATCCTGATGGACAGTGCAAATCAGGATGGCTCGATTCTGGTGGGAACAGGAGATCTGTCTGAGCTGGCTCTGGGATGGGCAACCTACAATGGTGACCATATGTCCATGTACGGCGTGAATGCTTCAGTGCCGAAAACTCTGGTGCGTCATCTTGTACGTTATTATGCGGATACCTGCAAAGATGAGAAGCTGACAGAGGTTCTTCTTGATATTCTGGATACACCGGTAAGTCCGGAGCTTCTGCCGCCTAAGGATGGCAAGATCGCACAGAAGACAGAAGATCTGGTGGGACCTTATGAACTTCACGATTTCTATCTGTACTATATGCTTCGTGCAGGATTTGAACCGGAGAAAATTTACAGGCTGGCATGTGAGACTTTTGAAGGAATGTATGATAAGGAGACAATCTTCAAATGGCTGAAAACCTTCTATTGGAGATTTTTTGCACAGCAGTTTAAACGTTCCTGCCTTCCGGATGGCCCGAAGGTGGGAAGCGTTGCGGTTTCACCGAGAGGTGATCTGAGAATGCCAAGTGATGCAAGTGCAGGAGTATGGCTGGAGCAGCTTGAAAATATGGATATTTAG